In the Hordeum vulgare subsp. vulgare chromosome 7H, MorexV3_pseudomolecules_assembly, whole genome shotgun sequence genome, one interval contains:
- the LOC123409179 gene encoding formin-like protein 15, whose translation MASAAASRPPAPPPPPPSPPPSAAMQWLALRVSFSLEDAGGCGGGRDAAGGGGASADFEFLLAGCSAVSTMLPADELFSGGKFVPLCLPSSSEAAAAATRPPLAPALTTQQPERARSEETPRAEAAKDAVVEAEQATEEPKDPARRWRDLLRMRKQQESASSSSSSSSSTETKPLRRLLRRGPKPLEQEPSLSLPLLRDPNDADMPPASAPTPSPTPPPPVSTSQHQLPPKIRLTAAQAAVAGTVSPRRRHQEQELPTTRTRARRPSPLPHRTRLPSADPREARPEKAGARWIRVGVNRSQRLELGSGQRRGRGGQRRSFELGLPWQQPRSREEGDRDGMHARGVDLLVSCIISPKTHHAPDSLPQPAPSEHAVAVAPGRRRLLVLARPPQRSPFARSGTSCGAAMEVGWPAACFTGRWSVRATGAERGAWREGGFSRHVLQGGGRGWCTGSACDGGASPNMDAAAPRRSCHEGYQRAVGGRLPPCKGRSVLPRESWRSGVLGGAVQIRSGGSPLVGEIN comes from the exons ATGGCCTCCGCTGCGGCGTCGCGGCCcccggccccgccgccgccgcctccctcgcccccgCCGTCGGCCGCGATGCAGTGGCTCGCCCTGCGCGTCTCCTTCAGCCTCGAGGACGCCGGCGGGTGTGGCG GCGGCAGGGACGCTGCGGGGGGCGGGGGAGCCAGCGCCGACTTCGAGTTCCTCCTCGCCGGCTGCTCCGCCGTGTCCACCATGCTCCCCGCCGACGAGCTCTTCTCCGGGGGCAAGTTCGTCCCGCTCTGCCTCCCATCTTCCTCGGAGGCCGCGGCGGCGGCCACCCGGCCTCCGCTGGCCCCGGCGCTGACAACGCAGCAACCCGAGAGGGCGAGGTCGGAGGAGACGCCGAGGGCGGAGGCGGCCAAGGATGCGGTGGTGGAGGCGGAGCAGGCAACGGAGGAGCCTAAGGATCCGGCCAGGAGGTGGAGGGACCTGCTGCGGATGCGGAAGCAGCAGgagtcggcgtcgtcgtcgtcttcctcctcttcctcgacggAGACCAAGccgctccgccgcctcctccgccgcgGGCCGAAGCCGCTGGAGCAGGAGCCGTCCctcagcctccccctcctccgcgACCCCAACGACGCCGACATGCCGCCCGCGTCGGCTCCAACTCCATCACCGACCCCGCCGCCTCCCGTGAGCACGTCGCAGCACCAGTTGCCGCCGAAGATCCGGCTCACGGCAGCGCAGGCGGCGGTGGCGGGCACCGTGAGCCCGCGACGACGCCACCAGGAGCAGGAGCTGCCCACGACGCGGACTCGCGCGCGacgtccctctcctctccctcaccgCACACGACTCCCCAGCGCAGACCCTCGCGAGGCGAGGCCGGAGAAGGCCGGGGCGAGGTGGATCCGCGTTGGGGTCAACAGATCCCAGCGGCTCGAGCTCGGATCTGGCCAGAGACGGGGGCGAGGTGGCCAACGGCGGAGCTTTGAGCTCGGGCTCCCATGGCAGCAGCCTCGCAGCAGGGAAGAAGGAGAccga GATGGTATGCATGCACGGGGTGTTGACTTGTtagtatcatgcataatttctcccAAAACACATCATGCCCCCGATTCCCTCCCCCAGCCGGCGCCGTCGGAGCATGCGGTGGCGGTCGCGCCCGGCCGACGAAGGCTGTTGGTGCTGGCTAGGCCCCCTCAACGGTCTCCCTTCGCACGGAGCGGGACGTCGTGTGGGGCAGCCATGGAGGTGGGGTGGCCGGCGGCGTGTTTCACGGGAAGGTGGAGTGTGAGAGCCACTGGAGCAGAGCGGGGAGCATGGAGGGAAGGTGGATTCTCGCGACATGTGTTGCAGGGTGGTGGCCGAGGTTGGTGCACAGGTTCTGCTTGTGACGGCGGCGcgagcccaaacatggacgcggcGGCGCCAAGGAGGTCGTGCCATGAAGGATACCAGCGGGCAGTGGGCGGTCGTTTGCCTCCGTGCAAGGGGCGCTCGGTGTTGCCTCGAGAGAGCTGGCGCTCGGGAGTGCTCGGAGGTGCTGTTCAGATCCGATCTGGTGGCAGTCCCCTG GTTGGGGAGATCAATTGA